From the Candidatus Nitrospira nitrificans genome, one window contains:
- a CDS encoding linear amide C-N hydrolase, whose amino-acid sequence MKRFVTALTTVAFLFVSGPSANACTGIMLRTADGSVVHGRTVEFGIFIETDVVLVPRGYAFTGQTPLGDGMAWKAKYAALGVIAFDNLAILDGMNEKGLAVGAFYFPTFAEYTKTTPENRAKSMSMSDFPNWLLTSFATVAEVRAVVEAGKVAVAPTVLPGWPPEPQPFHYVVYDKTGASIVIEPVSGTLKIHDNPLGVMSNSPTFDWHMTNLRNYIALNPRNIPPVTVAGETFKQLGQGSGMLGLPGDFTPPARFVRAAVYSATAIPEKNPERGIFQVFHILNNFDIPVGVAREVHADQVHTDYTMLTVARDPQALKFYWKSYEDQTVRSVDMNALNLDAKGVIKISTAGKQPVLDVTSKMK is encoded by the coding sequence ATGAAACGCTTTGTAACCGCACTGACCACTGTTGCCTTCCTCTTTGTATCAGGCCCATCGGCAAATGCCTGCACTGGCATCATGCTGAGGACCGCCGACGGCAGCGTTGTGCACGGCCGGACCGTCGAGTTCGGAATCTTTATCGAAACTGATGTGGTGCTGGTGCCGCGCGGATACGCCTTCACCGGCCAGACGCCCCTCGGCGACGGCATGGCGTGGAAGGCAAAATACGCCGCGCTTGGTGTCATCGCTTTCGACAACCTGGCGATCCTGGACGGGATGAACGAGAAGGGGCTGGCGGTGGGTGCTTTCTATTTCCCAACGTTTGCCGAGTACACCAAAACCACGCCGGAGAATCGGGCGAAGTCGATGTCGATGTCGGACTTCCCGAACTGGCTGCTCACGAGCTTCGCCACGGTCGCTGAGGTGCGCGCTGTAGTCGAGGCGGGCAAGGTCGCTGTCGCACCGACCGTCCTTCCCGGCTGGCCGCCCGAGCCGCAACCTTTTCACTATGTCGTCTACGACAAGACCGGCGCCAGCATCGTCATCGAGCCGGTGAGCGGCACGCTGAAGATTCATGATAATCCCCTCGGCGTGATGTCCAATTCACCGACCTTCGATTGGCACATGACCAACCTGCGGAATTACATTGCCCTCAACCCGCGCAACATCCCGCCGGTCACGGTTGCGGGTGAAACCTTCAAGCAACTTGGACAGGGCTCGGGCATGCTGGGCTTGCCCGGCGACTTCACCCCGCCTGCACGGTTTGTTCGTGCCGCGGTGTACAGCGCAACGGCGATTCCTGAGAAGAATCCCGAGCGCGGCATCTTCCAGGTTTTCCACATCCTGAACAACTTCGACATTCCGGTGGGCGTTGCCCGTGAGGTGCACGCGGACCAGGTTCACACGGACTACACCATGCTGACCGTGGCACGCGATCCGCAGGCGCTCAAATTCTATTGGAAATCCTACGAGGACCAGACGGTCAGAAGCGTCGACATGAACGCGCTCAATCTCGACGCGAAGGGCGTCATCAAGATCTCGACGGCGGGAAAACAGCCGGTTCTCGACGTAACCTCCAAGATGAAATAG
- a CDS encoding DUF4062 domain-containing protein — protein MSYTARVVKVMIASPSDVAKERQIIRDVVQEWNAVHAEDRKTVLMPIGWETHATPAMGDRPQAIINKQLLRTCDLLVAVFWARLGSPTGVADSGTVEEINEHLASGKPAMIYFSAVPVRLDSVDEQQYEKLRAFKADLRSRGLVEEYDDLTTFRTLFARHLAQQVIASFGGGDPTGELDRPPPAARMPELSEAARDLLLEALQDANGAIMRLTTMDGAHVQTNGRDFVEPGSARSAARWRGAVDELHGLGLSEDRTGKGEVFFVTDAGYHVGSLLGGGPG, from the coding sequence ATGAGCTACACCGCTCGGGTCGTAAAAGTCATGATCGCATCCCCCAGCGATGTGGCCAAGGAACGTCAGATCATACGCGACGTCGTCCAAGAATGGAACGCGGTTCATGCCGAGGATCGGAAGACTGTTCTCATGCCGATCGGCTGGGAAACGCACGCGACGCCGGCTATGGGCGATCGGCCCCAAGCGATCATCAACAAGCAGTTGTTGCGGACCTGCGACCTGCTTGTGGCGGTCTTCTGGGCGCGACTCGGCAGCCCGACGGGCGTGGCGGATAGCGGAACAGTCGAAGAGATCAACGAACACCTGGCTTCTGGCAAGCCGGCGATGATCTATTTTTCGGCGGTGCCTGTCCGACTGGATAGCGTGGACGAGCAGCAGTACGAGAAACTCCGGGCTTTCAAGGCTGATCTGCGCTCTCGTGGCCTCGTTGAGGAGTATGACGATCTGACGACATTCCGCACCCTCTTCGCCCGACACCTTGCGCAGCAGGTGATAGCAAGCTTCGGGGGCGGCGACCCAACCGGTGAACTTGATCGCCCTCCACCCGCAGCACGGATGCCTGAGCTTTCGGAGGCCGCGCGCGACCTGCTCTTAGAGGCCTTGCAGGATGCGAATGGCGCCATCATGCGGCTGACTACGATGGACGGTGCGCATGTTCAGACGAATGGCCGGGACTTCGTGGAACCCGGCAGCGCCCGATCTGCGGCACGATGGCGTGGCGCTGTCGATGAGCTGCACGGCCTGGGACTCAGCGAGGATCGCACCGGGAAGGGCGAGGTCTTTTTCGTAACCGATGCCGGATACCATGTCGGCAGTCTTCTCGGAGGCGGCCCTGGCTAA